A single window of Leptospira wolffii serovar Khorat str. Khorat-H2 DNA harbors:
- a CDS encoding WbuC family cupin fold metalloprotein produces MNSSYNSSRPVKQLIDQELFERLLPQASSSARGRTNHNFHELQEPYQRFLNVLTKETYVQAHRHKSPPKPETFLVLKGSLGFILFEEDGNIKETHLLSSDGPVYGIDLSPGVYHSLVCLSEACICFEGKSGPYDPKTDKEFASWAPPENDPESRAYLENLRSLFKT; encoded by the coding sequence GTGAACAGCAGTTACAACTCCTCCCGACCGGTTAAACAACTCATCGATCAGGAGTTATTCGAAAGACTCCTGCCCCAAGCCTCTTCTTCGGCTCGAGGAAGAACCAATCATAACTTTCACGAACTCCAGGAACCGTACCAAAGGTTCCTGAACGTACTCACCAAGGAAACCTATGTGCAAGCCCACCGGCATAAGTCTCCGCCTAAGCCGGAAACTTTTCTAGTTCTAAAAGGAAGTCTGGGCTTCATACTATTCGAAGAAGACGGAAATATCAAAGAAACCCATCTTCTTTCTTCCGACGGCCCCGTGTACGGAATCGATCTAAGTCCGGGAGTGTATCATTCTCTGGTTTGTCTCTCCGAAGCCTGCATTTGCTTCGAGGGAAAGTCCGGTCCTTACGATCCTAAGACCGATAAAGAGTTCGCCTCTTGGGCCCCACCGGAGAACGATCCGGAGAGCCGGGCATATCTAGAAAACCTCCGGTCTCTTTTCAAAACCTAG